One window of the Anaeromyxobacter dehalogenans 2CP-C genome contains the following:
- a CDS encoding alpha/beta hydrolase family esterase, whose product MPAPRQRGARQLRRRGESREGARAGESTPARHPGLPDAVRRSPSNDRLALPANHRLDRARVYASGISNGGGMAYRLACERPDLIAAIGSIAGGMGTEECAPGRPVPAIEIHGDADPLSPYAEGLGPIFGDYTRGAPGTVAFWAANNGCALETEKKVTFSSTDVLCEQYRACKADARAELCTVFGGGHNWPGSAVDLYEMDPEVNWWWGYQTDDIHAHEVIWEFVKEYRLVP is encoded by the coding sequence ATGCCGGCGCCCCGCCAACGCGGGGCGCGGCAGCTGCGACGCCGCGGAGAATCGCGCGAGGGCGCACGCGCCGGTGAGTCAACGCCTGCGCGTCACCCCGGCCTGCCGGACGCCGTCCGTCGTTCGCCGTCCAACGATCGCCTCGCGCTCCCCGCGAACCACCGCCTCGATCGCGCCCGCGTGTACGCCAGCGGCATCTCGAACGGCGGTGGGATGGCGTATCGACTCGCCTGCGAGCGGCCCGACCTGATCGCCGCCATCGGCTCCATCGCGGGCGGCATGGGTACCGAGGAGTGCGCGCCGGGCCGGCCCGTGCCGGCGATCGAGATCCACGGCGACGCCGACCCGCTCAGCCCCTACGCGGAAGGACTCGGCCCGATCTTCGGCGACTACACGCGGGGCGCCCCCGGGACCGTCGCGTTCTGGGCCGCCAACAACGGCTGCGCGCTGGAGACCGAGAAGAAGGTCACCTTCTCCAGCACGGACGTGCTGTGCGAGCAGTACCGGGCGTGCAAGGCCGACGCGAGGGCGGAGCTGTGCACGGTGTTCGGCGGCGGCCACAACTGGCCAGGCTCCGCGGTGGACCTCTACGAGATGGATCCGGAGGTCAACTGGTGGTGGGGCTACCAGACCGACGACATCCACGCGCACGAGGTGATCTGGGAGTTCGTGAAGGAGTACCGGCTGGTGCCTTGA
- a CDS encoding TerC family protein gives MEHALWEWAAFGGFVLVMLALDLGVFHRKDHAVGPREALAWSLVWIALALGFGAYVWMRHGADSGLEYLTGYVIEKSLSVDNIFVFVVIFGALGIPALYQHRVLFWGILSALVLRGAMIAAGAALLERFHWIIYVFGGFLVLTGVKLFLARGGVSHPEQSAVFRALKRVVPATPRLDGNRFFTVEGGRRLATPLFFALALIEFTDVVFAVDSIPAIFAITRDPFIVFTSNIFAILGLRSLYFLLASFVERFTYLKPSLAAVLVFVGAKMALVDVVKVHPAVSLGVVTLILATGVVASLVVARRSAASSGGSAGT, from the coding sequence ATGGAACACGCGCTGTGGGAATGGGCCGCCTTCGGCGGCTTCGTGCTGGTGATGCTCGCGCTCGACCTGGGCGTCTTCCACCGGAAGGATCACGCCGTCGGTCCGCGCGAGGCGCTCGCGTGGTCGCTGGTCTGGATCGCCCTCGCCCTCGGCTTCGGCGCCTACGTGTGGATGCGCCACGGCGCCGACAGCGGCCTCGAGTACCTGACCGGCTACGTCATCGAGAAGTCGCTCTCGGTGGACAACATCTTCGTGTTCGTCGTGATCTTCGGCGCGCTCGGGATCCCGGCGCTGTACCAGCACCGGGTCCTGTTCTGGGGCATCCTGTCCGCCCTGGTGCTCCGCGGCGCGATGATCGCGGCCGGCGCCGCCCTCCTCGAGCGCTTCCACTGGATCATCTACGTGTTCGGCGGCTTCCTCGTCCTCACCGGCGTGAAGCTCTTCCTCGCGCGCGGTGGCGTGTCTCACCCGGAGCAGAGCGCCGTCTTCCGCGCGCTCAAGCGCGTGGTCCCGGCCACCCCTCGCCTGGACGGAAACCGCTTCTTCACGGTGGAGGGCGGCAGGCGCCTCGCGACCCCGCTCTTCTTCGCGCTCGCGCTGATCGAGTTCACGGACGTCGTGTTCGCGGTCGACTCGATCCCGGCCATCTTCGCGATCACGCGCGATCCGTTCATCGTGTTCACCTCGAACATCTTCGCCATCCTCGGGCTCCGCTCGCTCTACTTCCTGCTGGCGAGCTTCGTCGAGCGGTTCACGTACCTGAAGCCGTCGCTCGCGGCCGTCCTGGTGTTCGTCGGCGCGAAGATGGCGCTCGTGGACGTCGTCAAGGTCCACCCGGCCGTCTCCCTCGGCGTCGTCACCTTGATCCTGGCGACCGGCGTGGTCGCGAGCCTGGTCGTCGCCAGGCGCAGTGCGGCCAGCTCCGGAGGTAGTGCGGGGACGTAG
- a CDS encoding molybdopterin-containing oxidoreductase family protein, with protein sequence MAAGHTTAERIPTYCALCVSRCGAIATVEDGRFVRLDPDPSHPTGQALCAKGRAGPELVHHPDRLKYPLLRTRPKGDPDPGWKRIGWDEALALTASRLRALAAESGPESVAFSLVSPSTSASDDCMAWVERLARTFGSRNLVVAMELCGWGRHFANGFTFGAAVLGRYLPDLENAGCILYWGYNPNHARLSHATATLAAQKRGARLVVVDPRRTEPARRADAWLRVRPGTDGALALGLAGVMIERGWFDEPFVREWTNGPLLVRSDTGRLLTEADLAEGGDPGHHVAWDRTGDRPARYDPRRGRYEVEAADLALSGEHTLQTRTGEVRCRTAFELLAALCRAYTPERVETITGVPRGEVERAARLLWEARPLAYYAWSGVEMQTSSTQIARAIAQLSVLTGSFDARGGNVLFPSVPSPAVGTEVPPRPEHSAVGLGVADRPLGPARWGFATTDELYRGILERRPYAVRGLVGFGSNLLLSHGDVLRGREALRALDFYVHADLFMNPTAELADLVLPVASGFEREALKLGFEVSPEAQSLVQLRRPVAAPPGEARSDTELVFRLAVALGLGEHFWNGDVDAAYRHQLGPSGLSLEWLRDHPEGARVALETRYRKFAEEAAGVPRGFDTPTRKIELYSETLHAHGHPPLPEYQEPLVGPVSRPDLAARYPLVLTCTKHTLFCETQHRALPSLRRKAMDPEVELHPAAAARRGIAAGDWVRIETPDGSVRARARLNDTLQPDVVSGQHGWWQPCPEVGAPGYDPFGPDGANFNLLIGNAAIDPISGSVPHRAYLCEIRPAGNPGPG encoded by the coding sequence ATGGCCGCCGGCCACACGACCGCGGAGCGCATCCCCACGTACTGCGCGCTGTGCGTCTCGCGCTGCGGCGCGATCGCCACCGTCGAGGATGGCCGCTTCGTCCGCCTCGATCCCGACCCGTCGCATCCCACCGGCCAGGCGCTCTGCGCGAAGGGTCGGGCCGGGCCCGAGCTCGTCCATCATCCCGACCGGCTGAAGTACCCGCTGCTGCGCACGCGACCGAAGGGCGATCCGGACCCGGGCTGGAAGCGGATCGGCTGGGACGAGGCGCTGGCGCTGACCGCGTCGCGGCTCCGCGCGCTCGCGGCGGAGTCCGGGCCCGAGAGCGTCGCGTTCAGCCTGGTGTCACCCTCGACCTCGGCGTCGGACGACTGCATGGCCTGGGTCGAGCGGCTGGCGCGCACGTTCGGCAGCCGGAACCTCGTCGTCGCGATGGAGCTGTGCGGCTGGGGCCGGCACTTCGCGAACGGCTTCACGTTCGGTGCGGCGGTGCTCGGCCGCTACCTTCCCGACCTCGAGAACGCCGGCTGCATCCTCTACTGGGGCTACAACCCCAACCACGCGCGGCTCAGCCACGCGACCGCGACCCTCGCGGCGCAGAAGCGCGGGGCGCGCCTCGTCGTGGTCGATCCCCGGCGCACGGAGCCCGCCCGGCGGGCCGACGCGTGGCTGCGGGTGCGCCCGGGGACGGACGGCGCGCTCGCGCTCGGGCTCGCCGGCGTGATGATCGAGCGCGGGTGGTTCGACGAGCCGTTCGTGCGTGAGTGGACGAACGGCCCCCTGCTCGTCCGCTCTGACACGGGCCGCCTCCTCACCGAGGCCGACCTCGCCGAGGGCGGGGACCCCGGGCACCACGTGGCCTGGGACCGCACCGGAGACCGCCCGGCCCGCTACGATCCCCGCCGCGGGCGGTACGAGGTCGAGGCCGCGGACCTCGCCCTGTCCGGCGAGCACACGCTGCAGACGCGGACCGGCGAGGTGCGCTGCCGGACGGCGTTCGAGCTCCTTGCCGCGCTCTGCCGGGCGTACACGCCGGAGCGCGTGGAGACGATCACCGGCGTCCCGCGGGGCGAGGTCGAGCGCGCCGCGCGGCTCCTGTGGGAGGCGAGGCCCCTCGCCTACTACGCGTGGAGCGGGGTCGAGATGCAGACCAGCTCGACCCAGATCGCGCGGGCGATCGCGCAGCTCTCCGTGCTGACCGGCAGCTTCGATGCACGGGGCGGCAACGTGCTCTTCCCCTCGGTCCCTTCGCCCGCCGTCGGCACCGAGGTGCCGCCGCGGCCGGAGCACTCCGCGGTCGGGCTCGGCGTCGCCGACCGTCCGCTCGGCCCGGCGCGGTGGGGGTTCGCGACCACCGACGAGCTGTACCGCGGCATCCTCGAACGAAGGCCGTACGCGGTGCGCGGTCTCGTCGGCTTCGGCTCCAACCTCCTGCTGTCGCACGGCGACGTCCTGCGCGGGCGCGAGGCGCTGCGCGCGCTCGACTTCTACGTCCACGCGGACCTGTTCATGAACCCCACCGCGGAGCTCGCCGACCTGGTCCTGCCGGTGGCGAGCGGCTTCGAGCGCGAGGCGCTCAAGCTCGGCTTCGAGGTGAGCCCCGAGGCGCAGTCGCTCGTGCAGCTGCGGCGTCCCGTGGCCGCGCCCCCTGGCGAGGCGCGCTCCGACACCGAGCTCGTCTTCCGCCTCGCCGTCGCGCTCGGGCTCGGCGAGCACTTCTGGAACGGCGACGTGGACGCCGCCTATCGCCACCAGCTCGGACCCTCGGGGCTCTCGCTCGAGTGGCTGCGCGACCACCCCGAGGGCGCGCGCGTCGCGCTCGAGACGCGCTACCGCAAGTTCGCGGAGGAGGCCGCCGGGGTCCCGCGAGGCTTCGACACGCCCACGCGCAAGATCGAGCTGTACTCGGAGACGCTGCACGCCCACGGCCACCCGCCGCTGCCGGAGTACCAGGAGCCGCTCGTCGGTCCGGTCTCCCGCCCCGACCTCGCGGCGCGCTATCCGCTCGTCCTCACGTGCACGAAGCACACCCTCTTCTGCGAGACCCAGCACCGCGCGCTTCCCAGCCTGCGGCGGAAGGCGATGGATCCCGAGGTCGAGCTCCACCCCGCCGCCGCGGCGCGACGCGGCATCGCGGCGGGCGACTGGGTCCGCATCGAGACGCCCGACGGCAGCGTGCGCGCGCGGGCGCGGCTGAACGACACGTTGCAGCCGGACGTGGTCTCCGGGCAGCACGGGTGGTGGCAGCCGTGCCCGGAGGTCGGAGCGCCAGGCTACGATCCGTTCGGCCCCGACGGCGCGAACTTCAACCTCCTGATCGGGAACGCGGCGATCGATCCGATCAGCGGGTCCGTGCCTCACCGGGCGTACCTGTGCGAGATCCGGCCGGCCGGGAACCCCGGGCCGGGATAG
- a CDS encoding dehydrogenase, which yields MDMKNVVSISLGASAGDYDYTTRFMGQPFRLRRFGVDHDLRKALDLLARWQGECDAIGLGLVADHLLVGTRRWEDPTTAELEAAVCEVPVTTGARLRGFLDEWAIRHIQAHEQRCFTNARVLFLSGLANYAIAQAVSEYTHNLSFADPLLQLGLPTILGSVAQLEAYAALTAPVQRPLQAVWGKAPPALRDAWTRRILDRAARHASVLVGPHDDLGAAGRGALDRKIVLTSAITDEEVKRLGEQGVGVVIDRTPKLLDRVVGLNVIEAMIIAALGRQHRDDVLHDEYLEIFGDMKFAPRVLYPSGRPRRVHRFAFVIHPLSREYLKASKPVELASRIAPSVVLPVIEKLIAYSPPFVYSRVTGIRSPTGTEAEGWLITVGGTPKELLAHGPEFTYRRLLAAAKIAEGLGAQIMGLGAFTKVVGDAGVTVAKRAGIPITTGNSYSASAALWAAADAVKRLGLLSRNADGRVAGKAMVVGATGAIGAVCARLLAMSFEDVYLVSPEIAKLLTLRETILADTPDAVLHLSSKADENLRDMDLVVTATSGAGKKILDIMKVKPGCVITDVARPLDLPAAEVAKRPDVLVIESGEIQVPGGVRMRDIGLPDGVVYACLAETIVLALEGRFESYTVGRNIEWEKVKEIYKLGLKHGMRLAAISGVNGPFTDEDIARVRALALGARARWPGREPARGPAASPDRPIPARGSRPAGSRTGTPGEARTR from the coding sequence ATGGACATGAAGAACGTCGTCAGCATCAGCCTCGGCGCGAGCGCCGGAGACTACGACTACACCACGCGGTTCATGGGGCAGCCGTTCCGGCTCCGCCGGTTCGGCGTGGACCACGATCTCCGCAAGGCGCTGGATCTGCTCGCGCGCTGGCAGGGCGAGTGCGACGCGATCGGCCTGGGCCTCGTCGCCGACCACCTGCTGGTGGGGACGCGGCGCTGGGAGGATCCCACCACGGCCGAGCTCGAGGCCGCAGTGTGCGAGGTGCCGGTCACCACCGGCGCCCGCCTCCGCGGCTTCCTCGACGAGTGGGCCATCCGGCACATCCAGGCGCACGAGCAGCGGTGCTTCACGAACGCGCGCGTGCTCTTCCTCTCGGGCCTCGCGAACTACGCCATCGCGCAGGCCGTGTCCGAGTACACGCACAACCTGAGCTTCGCCGACCCGCTGCTCCAGCTCGGGCTGCCGACGATCCTCGGCTCGGTCGCGCAGCTCGAGGCGTACGCGGCGCTCACGGCGCCGGTGCAGCGCCCGCTCCAGGCGGTCTGGGGGAAGGCGCCGCCCGCGCTGCGCGACGCGTGGACCCGGCGGATCCTCGACCGGGCGGCCCGCCACGCGAGCGTGCTCGTGGGGCCGCACGACGATCTCGGCGCGGCCGGGCGCGGGGCGCTGGACCGCAAGATCGTCCTCACCTCGGCGATCACGGACGAGGAGGTGAAGCGGCTCGGCGAGCAGGGGGTCGGCGTCGTCATCGACCGCACGCCGAAGCTGCTCGATCGCGTCGTCGGCCTGAACGTCATCGAGGCCATGATCATCGCCGCGCTGGGCCGCCAGCACCGCGACGACGTGCTCCACGACGAGTACCTGGAGATCTTCGGCGACATGAAGTTCGCGCCGCGCGTCCTGTACCCGTCGGGCAGGCCCCGGCGCGTGCACCGGTTCGCGTTCGTCATCCACCCGCTGTCGCGCGAGTACCTGAAGGCGTCGAAGCCCGTCGAGCTGGCGTCGCGCATCGCCCCGTCGGTCGTGCTGCCGGTCATCGAGAAGCTCATCGCCTACTCGCCGCCGTTCGTGTACTCGCGGGTCACCGGCATCCGGTCGCCGACCGGCACCGAGGCGGAGGGCTGGCTCATCACGGTGGGCGGGACGCCCAAGGAGCTCCTGGCCCACGGCCCCGAGTTCACGTACCGCCGGCTGCTCGCCGCCGCGAAGATCGCGGAGGGGCTCGGCGCGCAGATCATGGGGCTCGGCGCGTTCACCAAGGTGGTGGGCGACGCCGGCGTGACCGTCGCGAAGCGCGCCGGCATCCCCATCACCACCGGGAACAGCTACAGCGCGTCGGCCGCGCTCTGGGCCGCCGCCGACGCCGTGAAGCGCCTCGGGCTCCTCTCGCGCAACGCGGACGGACGGGTCGCCGGGAAGGCGATGGTGGTGGGGGCGACGGGGGCCATCGGGGCCGTGTGCGCGCGGCTCCTCGCCATGTCGTTCGAGGACGTCTACCTCGTCTCGCCCGAGATCGCGAAGCTGCTCACGCTGCGCGAGACGATCCTGGCGGACACGCCCGACGCGGTCCTGCACCTGTCGAGCAAGGCGGACGAGAACCTGCGCGACATGGACCTCGTGGTCACGGCCACGTCCGGCGCCGGCAAGAAGATCCTCGACATCATGAAGGTGAAGCCGGGCTGCGTGATCACGGACGTGGCGCGGCCGCTCGATCTCCCGGCGGCGGAGGTGGCGAAGCGGCCGGACGTGCTGGTGATCGAGTCGGGCGAGATCCAGGTGCCGGGCGGCGTGCGCATGCGCGACATCGGCCTCCCGGACGGCGTCGTGTACGCCTGCCTCGCGGAGACGATCGTCCTCGCGCTGGAGGGCCGGTTCGAGAGCTACACCGTCGGCCGCAACATCGAGTGGGAGAAGGTGAAGGAGATCTACAAGCTCGGCCTCAAGCACGGCATGCGGCTGGCGGCGATCTCCGGGGTGAACGGACCGTTCACCGACGAGGACATCGCCCGCGTTCGCGCGCTCGCGCTCGGGGCGCGCGCCCGCTGGCCGGGGCGGGAGCCGGCGCGCGGGCCCGCCGCATCGCCGGACCGCCCTATCCCGGCCCGGGGTTCCCGGCCGGCCGGATCTCGCACAGGTACGCCCGGTGAGGCACGGACCCGCTGA
- a CDS encoding SDR family NAD(P)-dependent oxidoreductase: MKAWKGKRVLITGAAAGIGRALAERLGARGAALILTDRDEEPLAATADAIRRAGAVAEHHVLDVTKGAAILQVRDAIHSRGGPIDVLVNNAGVVFGGAFADVPLQKHLDTFAVNVLGLVSVTHAFLDDLVARPEAHLVNVASAAGLTAVPFASTYAASKWAVVGFSESIRLELARQGHRQVHVTTVCPLYVSTGLFEGARPPLFTSMLTPAQLADEIVEGVEQDRVFVRTPWLVKLVPFLNGVLPTGLADVLSTALGAAGSMEQWTGRAAKVPEAPARRVAGRRRR; encoded by the coding sequence ATGAAGGCATGGAAGGGGAAGCGCGTGCTCATCACCGGGGCCGCGGCCGGGATCGGCCGGGCGCTCGCCGAGCGGCTCGGCGCCCGTGGCGCGGCGCTGATCCTCACCGACCGGGACGAGGAGCCCCTGGCCGCGACCGCCGACGCGATCCGCCGGGCCGGGGCGGTCGCGGAGCACCACGTCCTCGACGTCACGAAGGGCGCCGCCATCCTGCAGGTGCGCGACGCGATCCACTCGCGCGGCGGCCCCATCGACGTGCTGGTCAACAACGCCGGGGTGGTCTTCGGCGGCGCGTTCGCGGACGTCCCGCTCCAGAAGCACCTCGACACGTTCGCCGTGAACGTGCTCGGGCTGGTCTCGGTGACGCACGCGTTCCTCGACGACCTCGTCGCCCGCCCGGAGGCGCACCTCGTCAACGTGGCGAGCGCGGCCGGGCTCACCGCGGTGCCGTTCGCGAGCACCTACGCGGCGAGCAAGTGGGCCGTGGTCGGGTTCTCCGAGTCGATCCGGCTCGAGCTCGCGCGCCAGGGGCACCGCCAGGTGCACGTGACGACCGTCTGCCCGCTGTACGTCTCGACCGGCCTCTTCGAAGGCGCCCGCCCGCCGCTGTTCACCTCGATGCTCACGCCGGCGCAGCTCGCCGACGAGATCGTCGAGGGGGTCGAGCAGGATCGCGTCTTCGTCCGCACGCCGTGGCTCGTGAAGCTCGTCCCGTTCCTGAACGGCGTCCTCCCCACCGGCCTGGCCGACGTCCTGTCCACGGCGCTCGGCGCCGCCGGCAGCATGGAGCAGTGGACCGGGCGCGCCGCGAAGGTGCCCGAGGCGCCCGCGCGCCGGGTCGCCGGCCGCCGCCGGCGGTGA
- a CDS encoding glycine cleavage system protein H has protein sequence MAYDLLSVYPAKLLEYGLGIGYLLLFIPFWRYVQGGRREAREVMRVAVPVREAVSAALRAARPAGATAIARPASAGWFHVPADVHLHPGHTWARLGGDGLVSVGIDDFAHKLVGPATVELPAVGARVAQGEPAIELRDEDRGVAMLSPVDGTVVAVNPRVRAHGALEDPYGAGWLFKVKAPRLVANFRQLQAEAPAQRMLDVAGDTLALRLAPELGQVLQDGGTPVHGIARALAGERWDELAREYFLT, from the coding sequence ATGGCCTACGATCTACTTTCCGTGTACCCAGCGAAGCTCCTGGAGTACGGCCTCGGGATCGGCTACCTGCTGCTCTTCATCCCGTTCTGGAGGTACGTGCAGGGCGGCCGGCGCGAGGCGCGCGAGGTGATGCGGGTCGCGGTGCCGGTGCGCGAGGCGGTGTCCGCCGCCCTCCGTGCGGCGCGTCCCGCGGGCGCGACCGCCATCGCCCGGCCGGCCTCGGCCGGCTGGTTCCACGTCCCGGCCGACGTGCACCTGCACCCCGGCCACACCTGGGCGCGGCTGGGCGGCGACGGGCTCGTCTCCGTGGGCATCGACGACTTCGCCCACAAGCTGGTGGGGCCGGCGACGGTGGAGCTGCCCGCGGTCGGGGCGCGGGTGGCGCAGGGCGAGCCCGCCATCGAGCTGCGCGACGAGGACCGCGGGGTCGCGATGCTCTCGCCGGTGGACGGCACCGTGGTCGCGGTGAACCCGCGCGTCCGCGCCCACGGCGCGCTCGAGGACCCCTACGGCGCGGGCTGGCTGTTCAAGGTGAAGGCGCCGCGGCTGGTGGCGAACTTCCGGCAGCTCCAGGCCGAGGCGCCGGCGCAGCGGATGCTCGACGTGGCCGGGGACACCCTGGCGCTCCGCCTCGCGCCCGAGCTCGGGCAGGTCCTGCAGGACGGCGGCACGCCGGTCCACGGCATCGCCCGCGCGCTGGCAGGGGAGCGCTGGGACGAGCTGGCCCGGGAGTACTTCCTGACCTGA
- a CDS encoding SDR family oxidoreductase has translation MTPVIVISGAVGALGTALAGHLVAHGYRVAGVGLRRHEERLRTLEADLGAGFAGFTLEADSTAAWDATLDAVGSRLGAVSGAALVAGGWRGGEPFHEDRDEGTWRSMLDENLESAQRALRALMPRLVAQRSGSVVVVGSRNVERPWSGTGAAGYTVAKTAVVALARVIAQEVLETGVRVNAVLPSTIDTPANRDAMPGADASRWVAPGSLSAVIEFLLSDAARDVSGAVIPVYGRA, from the coding sequence ATGACCCCTGTCATCGTGATCTCCGGAGCCGTCGGAGCCCTCGGGACCGCCCTCGCCGGCCACCTCGTCGCGCATGGCTACCGCGTCGCCGGCGTGGGGCTCCGCCGGCACGAGGAGCGCCTGCGAACGCTCGAGGCGGACCTCGGCGCCGGGTTCGCGGGGTTCACCCTCGAGGCCGACTCGACCGCCGCGTGGGACGCGACGCTCGACGCCGTGGGGTCGCGCCTCGGCGCGGTCTCGGGCGCTGCGCTGGTCGCCGGTGGCTGGCGCGGAGGCGAGCCGTTCCACGAGGACCGCGACGAGGGGACCTGGCGGAGCATGCTCGACGAGAACCTCGAGTCGGCGCAGCGCGCGCTGCGCGCGCTGATGCCGCGTCTCGTGGCGCAGCGCTCCGGCAGCGTGGTGGTGGTCGGCTCGCGGAACGTGGAGCGCCCCTGGTCAGGGACGGGCGCGGCCGGCTACACGGTCGCCAAGACCGCCGTCGTGGCGCTCGCGCGCGTGATCGCCCAGGAGGTGCTGGAGACCGGCGTGCGGGTGAACGCCGTCCTGCCGAGCACCATCGACACGCCCGCGAACCGCGACGCCATGCCCGGCGCCGACGCTTCGCGCTGGGTCGCGCCGGGATCGCTCTCGGCCGTCATCGAGTTCCTGCTCTCGGACGCGGCACGAGACGTGAGCGGCGCGGTGATCCCGGTGTACGGGCGCGCCTGA
- a CDS encoding molybdopterin-dependent oxidoreductase: MTGTRRAFLRAGLRTGALVALGGVACDSDHPRAGFLGLMERVNERWQRALFDPGRLAPELAESDESAPGDFPQYRIGSDYPAAPEGWALRVGGLVARPVVLSADALQRLQRTRTRVRHHCVEGWSAVASWDGVRVSELARLVAPDRRVRYVEFRTFEAGYYSSWDLESALHPQTILAYGMNGQPLAREYGAPLRLYSAVKLGYKMVKWVTDVSFLPVRTGGYWEDRGYEWFAGV; encoded by the coding sequence GTGACCGGTACGCGGCGAGCGTTCCTCCGGGCCGGCCTGCGCACGGGGGCGCTCGTCGCGCTCGGGGGCGTCGCGTGCGACTCCGACCACCCGCGGGCGGGCTTCCTGGGCCTCATGGAGCGGGTGAACGAGCGCTGGCAGCGGGCGCTCTTCGACCCGGGCCGGCTCGCGCCGGAGCTCGCCGAGAGTGACGAGAGCGCGCCCGGCGACTTCCCGCAGTACAGGATCGGGAGCGACTACCCCGCCGCGCCGGAGGGCTGGGCGCTGCGGGTCGGAGGCCTCGTCGCGCGCCCGGTCGTCCTGTCCGCGGACGCGCTCCAGCGCCTGCAGCGGACGCGCACGCGCGTCCGGCACCACTGCGTCGAGGGCTGGTCCGCCGTCGCGTCCTGGGACGGCGTGCGCGTCTCGGAGCTCGCGCGGCTCGTCGCGCCCGACCGGCGTGTCCGGTACGTCGAGTTCCGCACGTTCGAGGCTGGATACTACTCGTCGTGGGACCTCGAGAGCGCCCTTCACCCTCAGACGATCCTCGCCTACGGCATGAACGGCCAGCCGCTCGCACGCGAGTACGGCGCGCCGCTGCGGCTCTACTCCGCGGTGAAGCTCGGCTACAAGATGGTGAAGTGGGTGACCGACGTCTCCTTCCTGCCGGTTCGGACCGGCGGCTACTGGGAGGACCGCGGGTACGAGTGGTTCGCGGGCGTGTGA
- a CDS encoding cytochrome b/b6 domain-containing protein: MPRSSQPFLIRVLTVGKWLAGARHWHFAFAWIFTANALVYLAYFFASGAWRERLFSPRRDARNAWETVLHDLRLRRAAPSPVGLYNGMQRLVYTGVLAIAPLLVASGLAIYKPVQLPRLTALLGGYDAARAIHLGVLVALAAFLVVHVVQAVLHPRTLVDMTAGGRRAEA; the protein is encoded by the coding sequence ATGCCGCGCTCGTCGCAGCCCTTCCTCATCCGCGTGCTGACGGTAGGGAAGTGGCTCGCGGGAGCGCGGCACTGGCACTTCGCGTTCGCCTGGATCTTCACCGCGAACGCCCTCGTCTACCTCGCCTACTTCTTCGCGAGCGGCGCATGGCGCGAGCGGCTCTTCTCCCCGCGGCGCGACGCGCGGAACGCGTGGGAGACCGTGCTCCACGACCTGCGCCTCCGGCGTGCCGCGCCGTCGCCGGTGGGGCTCTACAACGGGATGCAGCGCCTCGTGTACACCGGCGTGCTCGCGATCGCGCCCCTCCTCGTCGCGTCGGGGCTCGCGATCTACAAGCCTGTCCAGCTGCCACGCCTCACGGCGCTCCTGGGCGGATACGACGCGGCACGCGCGATTCACCTGGGCGTGCTGGTGGCGCTCGCCGCGTTCCTCGTCGTCCACGTCGTGCAGGCGGTGCTCCACCCGCGGACGCTCGTCGACATGACGGCGGGCGGACGGAGGGCCGAGGCGTGA